A region of the Apus apus isolate bApuApu2 chromosome 5, bApuApu2.pri.cur, whole genome shotgun sequence genome:
ATCTTCTAACCTGGCCTTCTCCCAGTGCACAAAGATCCCAAAGGAAAATGCCATGTCCTCTGGTATTTTGATATTCAAAAGCAAGAGATGTGTTAATAGCTGTCTCACAAAGGTGTTTCAGGAACTTAGCAGCGTATCTCATGAAAAGGTAGTGAAACTGAGCTGCCTGCATCGTTCAAGTCTTGGTGACAAAGTTTTACCCAGTATTGACTTAGTCATGAATTTTAGCCTTAGTTTGTATTTGTAAAAGATAAGTCAATATGAAGTGGTATTTGGGGGTCTTTTAAAGGGTCAccacagccttctctttttttcccttagatTTGTGATACAATTGCAAAAGGAACAAGcaatttttctcctgtgtttttgtGGCCACACGTCGACCtcatacatatgtatgtgtatgtgtgatATTTCACGTTGCATATCAAGAACCTGAAACCAACTCGTAGTAGTGTATGTTACTGCATCTGCAGTGCTGTATGAACCACAGAATAAAAGGGGCCTTTTTCAGGCAGCTTAATAGGCAAATTCAGGTTGCAAATAGGCAACACTAAAGCACTGCTCTATCCCACCAAGTCCAATCACCTTCACTGAGGCTTTGCAATGACAGAGATATTTTGTCTTTGTGGATCACAAATCACAAGGTATTTTGAAAAAGGGACCACACAATTCAAGACCTATTGGAAACATGAAAGGGGATTGCTTAAAGGTTTTAATCCTGAAGTGATAGAAAGGCAACAAGGTTGAATTGGGGTGTTCAGTTTAACCAGACTTTAAAGTTTGTATATTTACTAGTCCTTCAGAGAGCAATCCTaagtaaatgtattttcaggGTGTCTTTTAACTTTTTGAGAAGATTCTCAGCCAAAATGTTCACCCAGTTTTCTATTTTACTGTATACATAAACAGCAGTAAATGAAATTCCATTTGTTTATATTATTGACCttaggaaaaatgtttaaattatctAAGCACTGGAAATACAGAGAGGATTTGTGTTGTGAGAGGATATATGTGTGTTAGTTTAGATAATCTAAAGCATTGTCAGGGAAAtggtctttttttccatttcataagTTGACTCCAACATTTAGTATTCATTGcatgttttttacttttcattgcCAGAAAGTTGTATATTAGGAGTTTGTTCTGCTTTCTCACACATGGAAGTAAATTCAGAGCAGTTCCCCTGTCATTAGTAGGAAGTTAACtggtttaaaatgaaaagtgagAGGAAAATCATGCTTTGATTGCAGATTTTATGAAGCATAGTAAGTTAAACTACTCTTTAAAGTGGACTTGAAGATCTTTCTAACATCTATTTCAGTCCTATTAGAACTTATAAAACACTTTCAAATAGTTCTGAATATTTAAGAATCCAACCGAcctttaaatgcaaatattagcTTACAAGTGTAGACATCATTTAATCCCTGATTTTTAACAAGCAAGTGTTTTAGTAGAGATATTTTGTTCAAGAGATACTCACCCTGGATATAGTTATGGTTCAGCCAGTGGCTTTTCTCATCTTTGTCCTCTGAGGTTCACAAaatagaacaaaacagaaacaaacaaacaacccccagCATTCACAGAGGGAGCTTTGGGAAATGCTGGGGAAAGGTGTTGTCAGCAGCCTTCACATTTCTGCCTGCCTGTGTGTTTCAGCTGACCAGAGAGTTTTTCACCAAAGAGCTGAAGAAGCATTACCTGAGGAACAACGACACAGACGTCTTCTCTTCGACCTGGAACTCTGTTATGATCACGGTAAGTCAGGCTGTGCTGGTCCCATGCTGCCCATGGTCAGTGGCCATCAACACAGTGTTCAGCCCTGCACCCTCAACTCATTCAGGATCAGCCTGCTTCAACCGTCCTGTTGTGTCAAGCACAGCACCAGGCTTTATGTTCGTGGTGGAAGTGGGAGGAGATGGGAGTTTGGCTGGCAGCTGGTCTTTCTCAGAGTGAGCTGAGATCAGTCCTGAGAGAGAGGCTCCAAGTGACTGTGTTGGCCTTTGTGGTTTGCTAAAGCCTGAGGTGTTTGCCTTGACCTGCTCCCCCCAGCTTTCAACAGTGGGCACGTGTATCCTGGACCTTTCTTCTTGCAGACTGCttcagagctgttcccagccagctgcagccacaACCTGGTGCTGACTAGGGCTTTTTGTTAGCTCTTGTGAAATGAGTTGGGAGGTGGTAGATCAGGCAGGAGTGTGCCTAATGGTATCTCTTCCATATAGACATATTGGCCACCAGAATTGAGTTTGTTATTACAATCCTAGCCAGCCAGGTTAAAGATGGACTGTCATTGGAATTGGAGTTGCCTACTACAGTTAAGTTCTGTGTGTGCGTGCGTGTGGGCACACACGTGAACTTAGTGCTCGGTACAGCCCACTGTATCTGTTCAGGAGTGAAGAGCAGGTTGTCAGGCTCTGCAGGtgaaaaaatcaattttaatcttaaaagaaaaagatgattGCTGCCCCTCATGCTGATTCAGGACTTTATAATAAAgacatttccttttgctgaCTGAACGGAGACAGAGTCAGAGTATGACTTGAATCTTTTAAAAGGACCTGACTCGAATCATAAGAAGGGACCTCACTTGAATGACCTAGCAGTGCCTTTGAGCAGCAACAATCCTGGCCATTAGCTATGGGGAGAATGGGCATTTGGGAGGCTGGATTGTACTGCTGGCTCCCTTACAGACTTGCTGGGTGATCTCAAGCAAGTTATTCTGGATGTGCTCCAAAGTCCTCTGTAGTTCATGGCAATATTCCCAATGGTACCTTAGAGTCTACAGCATGACATGGGAACAGTGGGACTTCataaaaaagttttctgaaacagaagctCCAAGGTACAATTGGAAACAACAGTTGTTTTGTCTCTGCTTTGACTAAAGCTCTAATTCCTGCAGGAATAGGTCTTTGGTAGTTTTTTAGTATCTACTTCCAAGACAAATtgtctttcttctctgtgcctCTCTCTTCCTAGTTTGCCTGCTGTGGAGTTAACGGACCAGAAGATTTTGAAGCTGTCTCGCATCTTCCACACTCCTCTTTAGAAAAGGCAACACCAGAGGCTTGTTGCCAGCGAGAGCTGCAAAGCCGGGAAGGGATGGTTGTCAACAAGGAAGCCTGTCTCATGGGTGTGGAGAGGTTTCAGAACCGACAGGTAAAGGAACCCAAACACCAGGATTTGCACAGGGGACGGAGCGATGGCTGGGCTGGTTTTGGGTAGCTGGTGGAGCTGACAGGTCATGCCATTCTGACTGTAGCTCACATCATAATTACACTTCTGCTGACAGCTTTTGAAGTCGTGGCTTATGTCTGGCTTTGAAAACCCCTAATCGTGTGCATCGCGAAGTCCATCTTTGTGCTGTATCAGCATAAATATGAGGATTTTCCCAAGGGATTGAGAGGCATCAAGTTTTACTGAAGTGTTTCTGAAGGTTAGTACTATCTCTGAGAAGGTAATTCACAAGCCAGCACAGGTCAGTGAAGATGGGATGGAATTGGTTCTTACTTGCCATGGTAGTGGCTCCAGTTCACAAAGAGCCCTCACCGATAACATATGCAACCAAGAGATCCAGGGTTAAACAGCCACAGAAAACCATGTCTGTTCTCCAAGCAATAGAAATGTTGGAAAGCTgcatttctctgctctttttctctttacagtAGAAAAAGGGCATTTATTTAGCCAGGCCTCTCCACTTGGCAATTTTTTCCCAATACTAGAATGAAACAAGACAGTTCAGGGTAATGTCATTGGCACTGGTACCACAGTTTCCTTACATGGCCACCAAGATGTGAAGTTTAAGAAACTCGGTAGCAAAGTTCCTGACTTTGTCAACCTCAGCATTAGTAATCCAGCTGAGCTCTGTACTGACTGTATGTAGAAGCCTCCTGTTCTCTCCAGACTAAGCAGTGGTCCTCTTTTCAGCACTTGATAGCAGGTTGTGGAAGAGATTGAGGGAGCTTGGAAGCAGCACGTGAGCTGTTCCTTGCCTGGCAGCTGGAGATGGTTGGCAAAGGCACTCTGGGTGAGAGATCATAGCAGACAGCACTGTACTGCTCTGCCAGGTCTGATTGCTGTGAATGAGTGGGAAAGTGAGACGGGAGAGAGATGACAACATCAGGGAGGGAAAGAACAGTTAATTTTGAGAAAGAGGGTAAAAGCAGATTTAGCTTTCCCAAAGTGATGGTGCCAAGGCCTACCACTTCTGTGGGAATGGAAGTTTTCCTGTGAGATCCTGGCACCTCAGAGTGTGGGAGGAGCAGTGTGCTCAGCAAGTGTCCCCAAGCATGCAGCAGAGCACTTCTGTAAAATGGGAAGAGACACTCCCAAGCAACTGATGGCTGAATTGAGGCATTTCTGGAGCAAAGTCAGGCTCTTGGGACAGCATCCTGGTAGAACAGTGCTGACTGCATTTGTGCTCACCCCCCTTTGTAGCAAGCTGAGTGAGACATGCTGGAAGTTGGGTTAAGGTCAGAGTTCTGGAAAGCACCAGAACATTTTGTGCCTTGGCTAGATGCTTTTCCCTGAAAACTGGGCTGAAACGTGGCTggacaaagctgctgctgagaggtCTCATGTTGACAAGAGCATGGCTTTAACAGCTGGGTTTCTGCCCCAGGGGTCTGCACTCCCTGGGTCTGCCTCGTGCATGGGTCCCTTCTGTGCTCTCCCTGGCTTTCCTATGGTTCTGTCTCACTCGCAGTGAGCAGGGTCTGGCATGGACACCAGCAGGGAACTGTTGTGCTGTCTTTGCAGttgcaacattttctttttgggtTGAAGGCAAAGATCAGGGGATTGAAACATCCCAGCAGTATGGATAGGATTAAACATGTATTTGAAGAACATGGTAAGTGGGGAGCTATTTTTACATTGGACAAACTCcagtctgcttttctcttcatgTGTGACCTATTTGTGGAAATTTGCTGGTGAGTTGGAATTTTAGGCTGGGAGAACTGAGGCCGGAAGTGGAAGGACTGCTGTGATGCATGGCCCTGAGTTCTTAATGAAATTCTCCTATAGCCAGCAGGTGATCATCCCTGCTCCTTTGGGTGAAGACATGGAGAAAAGGTCCTGGGGTGTGAAAGAGTATTCAAGAATTTCCTACCTTGGCTTTAAATTAATTGTCCTTATCAATAACCAGCCTGGGCTGTCATCTGTCTTGAGGGTCCTTTCCTCTGTGCTTAGTCTCTTTGTTCCTCAAGGGTTGATGCTGTTTActatctttgtcagtgacatggagaGAGGGATTGAGTGCTctttcagcaagtttgctgacaacaccaagctgtgtggtgaggttgacatgctggagggaggggatgcCATCCCTTcaagggaccttgacaggcttgaaaggtgggcccatgccaacctcatgaagttcaataaggccacatgcaaggtcctgcacatggactggggcaatcccaagcacaattatGGCTGGTTGGAgaattgagaacagccctgaggaaaaggactcaAACTTTAAGCAACCTGCgctagtggaaggtgtccctgccaatgcaggggggttggaattagatgatctttggatgatctttgaggtcccttccaacccaaaccattctgtgattctgtgatatgatcTCTGTCCTTTTCCACTCCCCTGCAAGAAGACACAATTCTTTGTGGTCAGTGAGAGGGGCTGAGGGTGTGAACCACTCCAATTCCCCTACAGCAAAACTTTACCCTCCCTGGCACTGTCCTGTGCCTGAAACTGAGAGCACCTTCTGTACTAATGAGAGCTGTGCTATGAGAGCACCACGATACACTGCTCAGGTGTGTCTCACCATGTTTTGTCCTTCCTAGGGCTGCTACACTGTGATCCTGAACTCCTTTGAGACCTACGTGTACCTTGCAGGAGCCCTTGCCATCGGAGTGTTGGCCATTGAGGTACTTACTGTTGTGTGActagaagaaaagcaagtgttTGTAGATGCCCAGCAGTGAGGCAAACAGGCCAGTGCTCCTCTTTGCCAAGGAGACCTGTTTCTGCCAAGTGTGAGCAGGTTATCAGCTTGTGGTTTTAATTGTCTTGAAGGAGCCGGGTGTTTGGTCCTTTACCACAGAAGGCAGGGAAATACCTGGCGTTTTCCCCAGTGCCCTGTCTTGTGCaaaggagcaggagctgggcagagccccagcagccctCATGAAGGCCCTGCTGTATGGTGTGTGGAGCAACACCAAGGGTGGTTTGGGAATGAAGCCAGGCTCCTGCTGAAGCCACAACCAGCTTGGGGGACAGGGAAAGGACAGGAAGGGTTGCCTAAAGGggacaaaaaaaagttttgccaCAGCCTCCCCTGCATAGTGGGAAGGGTCCCCTCTgactgctgggcaggagggagtgACAGGAATGGTCCTGAGGCCAGGGAGGGCTTTGCTGATCTTCTGGAAGACGCAGCTGACTCTCATgattctgttttggttttgccctCTTCTTCCCACCCCTTCCCAGctgtttgccatgatctttGCCATGTGTCTCTTTCGAGGGATCCAGTAAGAGGTGGCCCATGAACACCACTTTCCCCACAAactcagaagaaagaagaaaaatcagaagaaacaaaacctgaaaacacctaaaaaactttattttttttaacaaaatggggtaggggggggggaaaaaagaaaaagaaaaaaaagaaaaaaaaagagggttgTAATATATGAATGACCAAAAGGATTGTACTTCAGGGGCTGGATCTTTGAGGTGATGTGCACTACACTGTACACCAGACCCTTGCCCAGAGCCACCCGTGGAGCCGGAGCCCAGCGCAGCCGATTGCACGAGAGGGGGGGCGAGTAGGAGGAcaagcacagctgcttctgctgcaaggCCATGCCTGCTGTTCACAACTACATCATGTTTTAGACTGAAGGACTGAGGAACAGCCACACATAAGGCAACAGGTTGGCCAAAGTCTGTGACTGTCCACGTGGGACTGAAACAAGCAGTGGTGGCTCATCTCAGAAGTAGGGAGTTTTTTGTGGGATTCTGGCTTTAATGCCCAGCCACAGAATGGAAACACACATTTCCAGTCGAAGCTTTGCCCATCACCTGAAACTTGTCAGAGATGTCAGGCACTTCAATGAGGCTGGCTTTCTCTGGAGCTCCAAGCAGGGGCAGTGTGTTCTTGTTTAGCAACGGGAATCAGCTAAGGATGGCTGATGGTCAAGAGTTGGGTGCCTACCTTTCTGTTTATACTAAGATTTACTGTTCCTTGTTGTGAAAGAGAGCAAATGGTTGCCTGCTGTGTTCCCatcttctggggaaaaaaaatggctcTGGTCAAGAATCACTGATACTGCTGCCTTCCTGAGAAGGGGAGGAAATAGTGTTTAAATCTTTTCagcctttgcctttcccttcatacttacaaaaaaaaaaaaagtttgtggtGCTCTGTTAgcataaatatttgcagtggATTCCTACATGCTTCTTAGCCCTTAGGCATGGTTCCAGGCATGGTTCTGGGTGGAAGAGGCTGAGGTTTGCCAGCCACTCCCATACTGTTTGCCTGCAACAGTCTTGTGGCATCATTTCCACTGAGAGGATTTCCTCCAAGGTCCTCCCATGGCGTAATGATGACCCTGTCAAGTCAGAAATTGTTTTAGCAGTTGAGAGTGTTTCCTCCCTTGAGATAGTTCAACATTTATCTAAGGTATAATCTACTTAATCATTTAGAAGTAAACTTGGAGAAAGATGCCTTGGTTTGAGATTAAGATGGAACTGCTGAGGCCCCAGGCAGGCTTTAGGAGCAGCCAGTGTGTAGTCACACTGCTCCAGATGCTGCTCCAGTGGTCGTGGTTATCAACCCAGACAGGTCACTGGTTTCTGACTCCTGGAAGCCTCAACCCCTGTTGCCTTAATTGTTCATCTGGTTACTCCCTAACCCCAAACGCATTGTGGTTGAAGGAAGACAGAGGGGGCTGTGGTTTCTTGCTTAGCTTAGGTCTTTTTACAGATTTTATAGGCTGAGTTTATGGAGCACTTTTATGTAAGTTTCAACCAGTCCCCCTGCAAACTATAAGCACTGACAAGGAAGGTGAGGGGGCAGAAGGTTAACAGTGAGGAGCCAGGCAGTAACCTTGTGCCCAGGTTTGGCAGCAACAGCACTTTGCCTGGCTGTTCCCTTACAGCACTGGAGCTATGTCCCTTCAGCTCTTCTCACAGGctacagggaaggaaggaaagtaGCAGCAAGACTGGTCCATAATAGACAACAATCCTGTCTACATGTCCAGGTTGGGGAATCAGTATATTAAGGAACAGGAAGGAGGCATTGGAGCTTTTTCAAGCTTCATTTAAGAACAACTATTCATCAGCAGGAGAGAACCCAGGCAGGTAGAACTGCAGCTCCCCATGCCACAGTCAGCATGTTCCAGCAATGGAATAGGAAGCTAGGGCTGCTGAACAGCCTCAGACATTGCATTAAACCTTGTGGAAAGTTCTTCTGAACTATTTCCTTCTAGATCTGCTTTTAATGAGGCATTTTATCATTAAATTCTGGTCTGTTGtttaatgaaggaaaacagttttgccagccaaaaagcagcagtattTGTACCTGACAGCAGGTGCTGCACTTAAGGTAGGGAAAATCTGTTGAATCCACCAGTCTTGCAGGGAATGGGCCAAGCAGGTGGTGAGCTTATCTgttctgcttctgcctctggAGCTGGTGTTAGGGacagtgctgggagagcagtTCCCAGGGGAGGAACAAAACCATGAGCAGAGACGATGATTTGGCTGGAGGTGAGTGAGAGAAGCAGAACTGTCTCCCCCAgcctccatttttttccttttccttcagtttaaTAGGCAAAGGTCTGGCTGGCAAATACCCTGATTTGTGCATGGTGAGTGGCTGAagggggaaacaaacaaacaaacaaataaataaagtcTTCTTCTGCCACCAGTGGCATGAAGGAAAACTTAACAGTTTGGGGGAAACAGACCAACAAAGCCAGAATGCTAAATGATACATATACATGGCTGAAGTAGGATCTCTGTtggtttatttctctttgtCTTTCCCAATTCTGTACTCAGAATCCGAgttgttcaggttggaaaagacctttaagatccaTTCCTTTGTCTGTTTTTAGCTTTTTCACTTTCCCGCTCTCCCTGTATCTACAAAAAGATCTCTTACTTGTCTTACTCTGGCCTTTGCAcaactcttttctttcttaccttGTCTGATTCCCCTATTGCTCTTTTCTGGGTGAAGACCAaatcctcctgcagctggcaagTGTGCCACTGGGAACACAGCCTGAAACCCCAGCAACAGCCAGGAAGCACATTTTAAACAAGAACTGGAGA
Encoded here:
- the TSPAN18 gene encoding tetraspanin-18 isoform X1; this encodes MEGDCLSCMKYLMFLFNFFIFLGGACLLGVGIWVIVDPTGFREIVAANPLLFTGAYIMLAMGAMLFLLGFLGCCGAIRENKCLLLFFFMFILLIFLAELSAAILAFIFRENLTREFFTKELKKHYLRNNDTDVFSSTWNSVMITFACCGVNGPEDFEAVSHLPHSSLEKATPEACCQRELQSREGMVVNKEACLMGVERFQNRQGCYTVILNSFETYVYLAGALAIGVLAIELFAMIFAMCLFRGIQ